From one Azospirillum ramasamyi genomic stretch:
- a CDS encoding ADP-ribosylglycohydrolase family protein — protein MRRIGEPTVRSPVKWRRKVFSRGPVVDLPAGTYSDDTQLRLSVCRATRATGQFDVEAFAKIELPVWLSYSLGAGRGATAAATNLSKPSANWFSNYFESGERGYFTGGGNGAAMRIQPHVWKHPPQERSKFLRDVLKDALVTHGHAHGFCGAVFHALCVNYALSEGRAPNPDFWIYAVRAFSEIEVIVNSERQLRNIWLPTWQERSRVSLSDALAATIKEAVTAIEQFSRHKVGAPEDDYVRFVHALDLQNEKVKGSGLLTAIAAAALAWLFRNESVEAALLTAANAIHTDTDTIATMAGAIMGAARPDDKPKWIIQDKEYIVDEATRMAKVAAGYEADSFSYPDLLHWSPPETQADAVVRVENDLALRGLGRLTPIGNEVEQGAFLWQWMRIDFGQTVLAKRRSGAVPVGVRNWLPVESIRQSRAVAPSAPESNNNAQQSLNITQASLPFASKSAADSVVNVRQASTDAENYKKRSDRRPVGSIDELTQEAIKSGFDPYVVGTNMMRIIRSRGSVEDAIAFAAIIAKAVISRDKR, from the coding sequence ATGCGTCGGATCGGTGAGCCGACGGTTCGCTCTCCTGTCAAGTGGCGCCGTAAGGTGTTCTCACGCGGACCTGTCGTTGACCTTCCGGCAGGAACCTACTCCGACGATACGCAGCTGCGTCTTTCGGTTTGCCGAGCAACAAGGGCAACTGGTCAGTTCGATGTGGAGGCTTTCGCAAAGATCGAGTTGCCGGTCTGGCTTTCGTACTCGTTGGGGGCAGGGCGGGGCGCTACTGCCGCGGCTACAAATCTCAGCAAACCTTCGGCCAATTGGTTCTCTAATTATTTCGAAAGCGGTGAGCGGGGCTATTTCACTGGAGGCGGTAATGGGGCTGCCATGCGGATACAACCCCATGTCTGGAAGCACCCTCCCCAAGAACGTTCGAAGTTCCTGCGCGACGTGCTGAAGGATGCGTTGGTTACGCATGGTCATGCTCACGGGTTTTGTGGAGCTGTCTTCCATGCTCTGTGTGTGAATTATGCGCTATCTGAGGGAAGGGCTCCTAATCCTGACTTTTGGATATATGCGGTTCGTGCATTCAGTGAGATCGAAGTCATTGTAAACTCGGAAAGGCAGCTCAGGAATATTTGGCTTCCGACTTGGCAGGAGCGAAGCCGCGTTAGCTTGAGCGACGCGTTGGCTGCTACCATCAAGGAAGCGGTCACTGCTATAGAGCAATTTAGTCGCCATAAGGTTGGTGCGCCGGAGGATGATTACGTCAGGTTTGTGCACGCACTTGACCTGCAGAACGAGAAAGTTAAAGGATCAGGACTCCTAACAGCAATTGCAGCAGCTGCGCTTGCGTGGCTGTTCCGCAATGAAAGCGTTGAAGCTGCACTGTTAACTGCTGCAAACGCCATACACACCGATACGGATACTATTGCGACCATGGCAGGCGCTATAATGGGTGCTGCGCGGCCTGATGATAAGCCCAAATGGATTATTCAGGATAAAGAGTATATTGTAGATGAAGCGACCCGAATGGCAAAGGTTGCTGCTGGATATGAGGCTGATAGCTTTTCTTATCCAGACCTCCTTCACTGGAGCCCGCCCGAGACTCAGGCCGACGCTGTCGTCCGTGTGGAGAATGACTTGGCACTGCGTGGCCTCGGCCGCCTAACTCCCATCGGTAACGAAGTTGAACAGGGCGCTTTCCTGTGGCAGTGGATGAGGATTGACTTCGGACAGACAGTGTTGGCAAAGAGAAGGTCGGGAGCGGTACCCGTCGGGGTACGGAATTGGCTGCCTGTTGAGAGTATTCGTCAATCCAGAGCAGTAGCGCCAAGTGCCCCGGAGAGCAATAACAATGCCCAACAAAGCTTGAACATTACCCAGGCAAGCCTACCCTTTGCCTCAAAGTCAGCTGCCGATTCCGTGGTGAATGTGCGTCAAGCTTCCACTGATGCAGAGAATTACAAAAAAAGGTCTGACCGCAGACCAGTTGGGTCCATCGATGAGTTGACCCAGGAAGCCATAAAAAGCGGATTCGATCCTTATGTCGTTGGAACGAACATGATGAGGATAATCAGATCGCGCGGGTCAGTTGAGGATGCTATTGCCTTCGCGGCGATAATAGCAAAGGCAGTTATTAGTCGAGACAAGCGGTAG
- a CDS encoding phage/plasmid primase, P4 family: MKTLTPTNRTQRRRYKHIMRHAKPLAKLNIPMLLVHGITADHRCGCGNADCAKPGKHPVSRGGTAKATTSMKELRRRLKAALESYGAVNLAVAPGEASGLLILDIDPRNDGGKTFERLERELGALPTSLRYQTGGGGFHIWVRHPALIIKKDNRGKLLGSGIDVISDNAYAIVPPSSHARGGKYEWLPDADPDSGTLTDMPKPWLTHLSAGLANGAKPMPVMKTKERKSTPREADGQTTSIREGQRNDALTRLAGTLHRTGLSPDTIRTALELENEARCNPPLPKDEVAAIVASVTRYRDELIDGDGDPAHLLMTMVLAEHFDDGKRLAFAEDGQFWAYTGTHFRPLKIAALKKLVLKVAQKLPVKVRRSLSRLVSSTIDLMQATTAEDGDRFGFNRPMRAIVNCRNAELWITPRGGVKVRSHRPKSNLITCLDVEYAADAACPEYDAAVERIFSDAKNPKAMVRHWNELVGYLIQPKRDIPLILMLRGSGSNGKTALMQVVQALVGEEAIYSGRIDDLERNRFLVGSLPGKLLLVDDDVRAGTRLPDGMLKKLSEEKQLTGERKGKDPFTFRSRVIPILLFNNPPSVADISHGLRRRIQVIPFDHAFREGVDLDRTLFTRIIANELSGVLRRALEGLEHLRKRGRFNIPDDVRAATDEWLEAANPLKGYVAERLIETPRVATPLRDIYDDYDRWAQQNGITFRKQFKSFKQDLTSLGYTVGRNNTGVVVRGVTFKPALE; this comes from the coding sequence ATGAAGACGCTCACTCCGACCAATCGTACACAGCGCCGCCGCTACAAGCACATCATGCGGCACGCAAAGCCCCTCGCCAAGCTGAACATTCCGATGCTGCTCGTGCACGGCATCACCGCGGATCATCGCTGTGGCTGTGGCAACGCCGACTGCGCCAAGCCCGGTAAGCATCCGGTTTCCAGGGGTGGCACGGCGAAGGCGACGACGAGCATGAAGGAGCTGCGCAGGCGCCTCAAGGCTGCCTTGGAGAGCTATGGCGCCGTAAATTTGGCTGTCGCACCGGGGGAGGCGAGTGGTCTGCTGATCCTCGACATTGACCCGCGCAACGATGGTGGCAAGACCTTCGAACGCCTGGAGCGTGAACTGGGGGCGCTCCCCACGTCACTGCGCTACCAAACAGGCGGTGGAGGTTTTCACATCTGGGTCCGCCACCCGGCGCTCATCATCAAGAAGGACAACCGGGGCAAGCTGCTTGGTTCGGGAATTGATGTCATCTCGGACAATGCCTACGCGATTGTCCCCCCCAGCAGCCACGCCCGTGGTGGCAAGTACGAGTGGCTGCCCGACGCCGATCCAGATTCGGGCACGTTGACCGACATGCCCAAGCCTTGGTTGACGCATTTGTCTGCGGGGTTGGCGAATGGCGCGAAGCCCATGCCGGTGATGAAAACTAAGGAGCGCAAGTCCACCCCCCGTGAAGCCGATGGACAGACGACCTCCATTCGTGAAGGACAGCGCAACGATGCCTTGACCCGGCTTGCGGGCACGCTGCACCGCACGGGCCTCTCGCCGGATACCATTCGAACAGCACTGGAACTAGAGAATGAGGCCCGTTGCAATCCGCCGCTGCCGAAGGATGAAGTGGCAGCCATCGTTGCCAGCGTAACCCGGTACCGTGACGAATTGATTGATGGTGATGGCGATCCGGCGCACCTGCTGATGACCATGGTGCTGGCCGAGCACTTCGACGACGGGAAGCGCCTTGCCTTCGCCGAGGATGGACAGTTCTGGGCGTATACCGGAACCCATTTCCGGCCGCTGAAGATCGCGGCGTTGAAGAAGCTGGTACTCAAGGTGGCGCAAAAGCTCCCGGTCAAGGTGCGGCGTTCGTTGTCGCGCCTTGTTTCCAGCACCATCGATCTCATGCAGGCAACGACCGCAGAGGATGGAGACCGCTTCGGCTTTAACCGTCCCATGCGGGCCATCGTAAATTGCCGGAATGCCGAGCTATGGATTACGCCCAGGGGCGGCGTTAAGGTGCGGTCACACCGCCCCAAGAGCAACCTGATCACCTGCCTCGACGTGGAATACGCCGCGGACGCCGCATGTCCTGAGTACGATGCGGCGGTGGAGCGTATCTTTTCCGACGCGAAGAACCCCAAGGCGATGGTGCGGCACTGGAACGAGTTGGTTGGTTATCTCATCCAGCCCAAACGCGATATCCCCTTGATCCTTATGCTGCGCGGTTCCGGTTCCAACGGAAAAACGGCGCTGATGCAGGTGGTTCAGGCGTTGGTTGGGGAAGAGGCCATTTACAGCGGCCGCATCGACGACCTGGAGCGCAACCGTTTTCTCGTTGGCAGCCTGCCGGGTAAGCTGCTGCTTGTTGATGATGATGTGCGCGCCGGAACGCGGCTGCCCGACGGCATGCTGAAGAAGCTATCCGAGGAAAAGCAGCTTACGGGCGAGCGGAAGGGCAAAGACCCGTTCACCTTTCGCTCGCGGGTCATCCCGATCCTCCTGTTCAATAACCCGCCATCCGTCGCCGACATCAGTCACGGCTTGCGACGCCGTATTCAGGTTATCCCCTTCGACCACGCATTCAGGGAAGGGGTCGATCTTGACCGCACCCTGTTCACCCGCATCATCGCCAACGAGCTTTCTGGCGTGCTGCGGCGTGCGCTGGAGGGGCTGGAGCATTTGCGAAAGCGTGGGCGTTTCAATATCCCGGACGACGTTCGCGCTGCGACTGACGAGTGGTTGGAAGCGGCCAACCCGTTGAAAGGCTACGTTGCTGAACGCCTTATCGAGACGCCACGCGTCGCCACGCCGCTGCGCGACATTTACGACGACTACGACCGCTGGGCGCAGCAGAACGGCATCACGTTCCGCAAGCAGTTCAAGAGCTTCAAGCAGGACCTGACTAGCTTGGGCTACACCGTTGGTCGCAACAACACGGGCGTGGTGGTCCGGGGGGTCACCTTCAAGCCTGCATTGGAGTGA
- a CDS encoding DNA-binding protein → MSSANHIEAHLTESQLARRWAVTEKKLQADRLKGVGCPFVKIGRAVRYRLEDILAYEAARLRTSTSEG, encoded by the coding sequence GTGTCCTCTGCGAATCACATTGAGGCGCATCTCACCGAGTCTCAGCTGGCCCGTCGCTGGGCGGTCACCGAAAAGAAGTTGCAGGCGGATCGCTTGAAGGGTGTCGGCTGCCCCTTCGTGAAGATCGGTCGCGCGGTTCGCTACCGGTTGGAAGACATCCTGGCCTACGAGGCTGCGCGCCTCCGCACCTCGACGTCGGAGGGCTGA
- a CDS encoding tyrosine-type recombinase/integrase produces the protein MATITKRGDRQWQVKVRRKTIATSATFETKARAEAWARQIESEIDAGRFQHGRVEADRTLLNEALERYLVEIVPRKKGIKQNTGVIRAWQRTPLARKPLSSIRGADLAAWRDEKLKEVGPQTVVHHLNLLSHVYTVAGTEWGLETLQNPVSRIKKPNLPRGRDRRLTDDEQIQLLAACDSSESRWLGAMVRLALATAMRQGELVGLTWQHVNLTNRTILLRDTKNGETRTVPLSSAAVQVLEGLPKSASGPIFEIQTGRAVSHAFTKACCAAEMTNLHFHDLRHEATSRLFEQTDLRDIEIAAITGHKTMEMLKRYAHLRAGKLAMRLG, from the coding sequence ATGGCAACAATTACCAAGCGCGGCGACCGCCAATGGCAGGTGAAGGTCCGCCGCAAGACAATCGCCACAAGCGCCACCTTCGAAACCAAGGCTCGTGCGGAAGCCTGGGCAAGGCAGATCGAATCCGAGATTGATGCCGGGCGCTTCCAGCACGGCCGCGTCGAGGCAGACCGGACCTTGTTGAACGAGGCGCTGGAGCGGTACCTCGTCGAGATCGTCCCTCGCAAGAAGGGCATTAAGCAGAACACCGGAGTCATTCGGGCTTGGCAGCGTACGCCGCTCGCCCGGAAACCCTTGTCCTCCATCCGGGGGGCCGACTTGGCGGCGTGGCGTGATGAGAAACTAAAGGAGGTCGGCCCCCAGACGGTCGTCCACCACTTGAACCTCCTCTCGCATGTCTACACAGTCGCGGGAACCGAGTGGGGCTTGGAAACACTCCAGAACCCGGTGAGCAGGATCAAGAAGCCCAACCTGCCCCGCGGGCGGGATCGTCGGCTCACAGACGACGAGCAGATCCAACTGCTGGCTGCGTGCGACAGCTCCGAAAGCAGATGGCTTGGTGCTATGGTGCGGCTGGCGCTAGCCACAGCCATGCGTCAAGGAGAACTGGTCGGGCTCACATGGCAGCACGTCAATCTGACGAACCGTACCATCCTGCTGCGCGACACCAAAAACGGCGAAACCCGTACCGTGCCACTCTCATCTGCTGCCGTGCAGGTTCTTGAGGGCTTACCAAAGAGCGCCAGCGGACCGATTTTTGAAATCCAGACCGGCAGGGCCGTATCTCATGCCTTCACCAAAGCGTGCTGCGCTGCTGAAATGACCAACCTTCACTTCCACGATCTCCGCCACGAGGCGACCAGCCGCCTCTTTGAGCAAACGGACCTTCGTGACATCGAGATTGCGGCGATCACTGGGCACAAGACAATGGAGATGCTGAAGCGATACGCTCATCTGCGCGCTGGAAAGCTGGCAATGCGGCTCGGGTAA
- a CDS encoding lysophospholipid acyltransferase family protein, whose translation MTRTARALGSSGRGALRLSLYLLWTLLLIPVQALAVARGWRLCRTLPRFYHRVCTRLMGLDVVVRGEQVSGGPVLFVSNHSSYLDISVLGSLIPGSFIAKTEVGTWPFFGLLARLQRTVFVERKARASVDKQRDDIGGRLDAGDSLILFPEGTSSDGNRTLPFKTALFAVAARRIDGRPLTVQPVSIAATRLDGIPMGFAFRPFYAWYGDMDLVPHLWQAFRLGGMTIEVEFHPPVTIDGFSSRKALADHCQRVVGDGVARAISGRPDAPVRTQETPPQATAPSTPASAPAISDPVRGSA comes from the coding sequence ATGACCCGAACCGCGCGCGCCCTGGGATCGTCCGGTCGCGGGGCCCTGCGCCTGAGCCTGTACCTGCTGTGGACCCTGCTGCTGATCCCGGTCCAGGCACTGGCCGTGGCGCGGGGATGGCGACTGTGCCGCACCCTGCCGCGCTTCTATCACCGCGTCTGCACCCGGCTGATGGGGCTGGACGTGGTGGTGCGCGGTGAACAGGTTTCCGGCGGGCCGGTGCTGTTCGTGTCCAACCATTCCTCCTACCTGGACATCTCGGTGCTGGGGTCGCTGATCCCCGGTTCCTTCATCGCCAAGACGGAGGTCGGAACCTGGCCCTTCTTCGGCCTGCTCGCCCGGCTTCAGCGCACGGTTTTCGTGGAGCGCAAGGCGCGCGCCTCGGTCGACAAGCAGCGCGACGACATCGGCGGCCGCCTGGATGCCGGCGACAGCCTGATCCTGTTCCCGGAGGGAACCTCCAGCGACGGCAACCGCACCCTTCCCTTCAAGACCGCGCTGTTCGCCGTCGCCGCCCGCCGCATCGACGGCCGCCCGCTGACGGTCCAGCCGGTCAGCATTGCCGCCACCCGGCTTGACGGCATCCCGATGGGCTTCGCCTTCCGCCCCTTCTATGCGTGGTACGGCGACATGGATCTGGTGCCGCACCTGTGGCAGGCCTTTCGCCTCGGCGGCATGACGATCGAGGTGGAGTTCCACCCGCCGGTGACCATCGACGGCTTTTCCAGCCGCAAGGCTCTGGCGGACCATTGCCAGCGTGTGGTCGGCGACGGCGTCGCCCGCGCCATTTCCGGCCGTCCCGACGCGCCGGTGCGGACCCAGGAAACCCCGCCGCAGGCAACGGCCCCTTCCACTCCAGCCTCCGCTCCGGCGATCAGCGATCCCGTGCGCGGGAGTGCTTGA
- a CDS encoding GNAT family N-acetyltransferase, which produces MADASLDQPDMTRTSPERGDASKPGAAGSDAAGSGRLMDGIRLGTLEVRLARSTEEIDWAQALRYRVFYEEMAAIPSPAMQAQGRDFDDYDDVADHLLVIDHARGNGPDMVVGTYRLIRRPAAEKVGRFYSSDEYDIGRLASYPGEVLELGRSCVDAGYRSRGSMQLLWQGIAAYVFQHDIALMFGCASLPGTDPDALAEPLSYLYHHHLAPPELRATALPERHVALDRMPKDRIDPRRALGILPPLIKGYLRLGGFIGDGAVIDHQFNTTDVCIVVKTDLITDKYFKHYERRSRDSQGS; this is translated from the coding sequence ATGGCTGATGCAAGCTTGGACCAGCCGGACATGACCCGGACCAGCCCGGAGCGGGGCGATGCGTCCAAACCGGGCGCCGCCGGTTCCGATGCGGCGGGCTCCGGTAGGCTCATGGACGGCATCCGCCTGGGCACGCTGGAGGTGCGGCTGGCCCGTTCGACCGAGGAGATCGATTGGGCGCAGGCGCTGCGCTACCGCGTCTTCTATGAGGAGATGGCGGCGATCCCCTCCCCCGCCATGCAGGCCCAGGGCCGCGACTTCGACGATTACGATGATGTGGCCGACCATCTGCTGGTCATCGACCATGCGCGCGGCAACGGGCCGGACATGGTGGTCGGCACCTACCGCCTGATCCGCCGGCCCGCCGCCGAGAAGGTCGGGCGTTTCTATTCCAGCGACGAGTACGACATCGGCCGGCTCGCCAGCTATCCCGGCGAGGTGCTGGAGCTGGGCCGCTCCTGCGTCGACGCCGGCTACCGCAGCCGCGGAAGCATGCAGCTGCTGTGGCAGGGCATCGCCGCCTATGTCTTCCAGCATGACATCGCCCTGATGTTCGGCTGCGCCAGCCTGCCCGGTACCGACCCCGATGCCTTGGCGGAGCCGCTGTCCTACCTGTACCACCACCACCTCGCCCCGCCGGAGCTGCGGGCGACGGCCCTGCCGGAACGCCATGTTGCGCTGGACCGCATGCCGAAGGACCGCATCGATCCCCGGCGGGCGCTGGGTATCCTGCCGCCGCTGATCAAAGGCTATCTGCGCCTGGGCGGGTTCATCGGCGACGGTGCGGTCATCGACCATCAGTTCAACACCACCGACGTCTGCATCGTGGTGAAGACCGACCTGATCACCGACAAGTATTTCAAGCATTACGAGCGTCGCAGCCGCGACAGCCAGGGCAGCTGA
- a CDS encoding MucR family transcriptional regulator translates to MSNGSPSNALLSLTTEIVAAHVSNNTVALTDLPTLIEQVYKSLANVGTEPVVTEERPQPAVPIKKSVTPDYIVCLEDGKKLKMLKRHLKTAYNMTPEEYRDRWGLPADYPMVAPNYARQRSSLAKQIGLGTRARRGA, encoded by the coding sequence ATGAGCAACGGGTCCCCTTCCAACGCGCTGTTGTCTCTGACCACGGAGATCGTGGCGGCGCATGTCTCCAACAATACAGTCGCACTGACCGATCTTCCGACCCTGATCGAGCAGGTCTACAAGTCGCTGGCCAACGTCGGCACCGAACCGGTGGTGACGGAGGAGCGGCCGCAGCCTGCGGTGCCGATCAAGAAGTCGGTCACGCCGGACTATATTGTGTGCCTGGAAGACGGCAAAAAGCTGAAGATGCTGAAGCGCCACCTGAAGACGGCGTACAATATGACCCCAGAAGAATACCGCGACCGTTGGGGTCTGCCGGCCGACTACCCGATGGTTGCGCCGAACTACGCGCGCCAGCGCAGCTCGCTGGCCAAGCAGATCGGCCTCGGTACCCGCGCCCGCCGCGGCGCCTGA
- a CDS encoding sulfurtransferase TusA family protein, giving the protein MTQKISTDLFLDITSQVCPLTFVKTKLMVERMDAGQTLEVRLNAGEPLENVPRSLLELGHSILSVHPERLDEPQGVHRLIVRKN; this is encoded by the coding sequence GTGACCCAAAAAATCTCCACAGACTTGTTTCTCGACATCACCTCGCAGGTTTGTCCGTTAACCTTCGTCAAGACCAAGTTGATGGTGGAGCGGATGGACGCGGGGCAAACCCTCGAAGTCCGGCTGAATGCAGGCGAACCCTTGGAAAATGTTCCACGATCCTTGTTGGAGTTGGGTCACAGCATTCTGTCTGTCCACCCCGAACGATTGGACGAACCGCAGGGTGTTCACCGCCTGATCGTACGGAAAAATTAA
- a CDS encoding GNAT family N-acetyltransferase: MTVSDVRLHPAGPLESGVVAALQQACFPEDPWDEASVATLTAPPAGFAVIALDGQDQPVGFVMARVAAEDAEILAIGVLPQARRGGVGRLLVEAALAGCRDLGATALFLEVAEDNQAAWTLYKACGFFSVGRRPGYYKRPDGRVAALVLRCNLDGA, encoded by the coding sequence GTGACCGTGTCCGACGTCCGTCTTCACCCTGCCGGCCCGCTGGAGTCCGGGGTGGTCGCCGCCCTGCAGCAGGCCTGCTTCCCCGAGGATCCGTGGGACGAGGCGTCGGTCGCCACCCTGACCGCCCCGCCTGCCGGTTTCGCCGTCATCGCACTGGACGGGCAGGACCAGCCGGTCGGCTTCGTCATGGCCCGCGTCGCGGCGGAGGATGCGGAGATCCTGGCCATCGGCGTGCTGCCGCAGGCCCGGCGGGGCGGCGTCGGCCGCCTGCTGGTCGAGGCGGCGCTTGCCGGGTGCCGCGACCTGGGAGCGACCGCGCTGTTTCTCGAGGTCGCCGAAGACAACCAAGCGGCATGGACTCTATACAAGGCTTGCGGCTTCTTTTCCGTCGGACGCCGTCCCGGATACTACAAACGACCTGACGGACGGGTCGCGGCGCTTGTTTTGCGCTGCAATCTTGACGGAGCATAG
- the tsaB gene encoding tRNA (adenosine(37)-N6)-threonylcarbamoyltransferase complex dimerization subunit type 1 TsaB: MKTGRHVGKPDMPAVEEGGAMKVLGLDTATSGCSAALWEGDVGLAGAPNAAPRVTVRRSAPMARGQAEVLVPLAQEVLAEAGAAFDELDRIAVTVGPGAFTGLRIALAAARGIAVARDLPVIGITSFDAIAHGVPEEERAGRPLLVAVDSRRAEPFLQLYDPALAPVGEPAMPDPAAIPGWLDALCPSGPLLLAGDAAAALVPLLADRAGLEVAAGDGLPDAAVVAALGAVRPTGLPAEPFYLRPPDVTLPKAAAASKAAGAKAAPGHRS; this comes from the coding sequence ATGAAGACGGGCCGGCATGTCGGCAAACCCGACATGCCGGCGGTTGAGGAAGGTGGGGCGATGAAGGTTCTGGGTCTGGATACGGCGACGTCCGGCTGTTCGGCCGCGTTGTGGGAAGGCGACGTCGGCTTGGCGGGCGCCCCGAATGCTGCGCCGCGCGTGACCGTGCGGCGCAGCGCCCCGATGGCGCGCGGACAGGCCGAGGTGCTGGTGCCGCTGGCGCAGGAGGTGCTGGCGGAGGCCGGCGCCGCGTTCGACGAGCTCGACCGCATCGCTGTCACCGTCGGGCCGGGGGCTTTCACCGGTCTGCGCATCGCGCTGGCCGCCGCCCGCGGGATCGCCGTCGCACGGGATCTTCCGGTGATCGGCATCACCAGCTTCGACGCCATCGCCCATGGCGTGCCGGAGGAGGAGCGCGCCGGGCGCCCCCTGCTGGTCGCCGTCGACAGCAGGCGGGCGGAACCCTTCCTGCAGCTCTATGATCCCGCCCTGGCGCCGGTGGGGGAGCCGGCAATGCCGGACCCGGCGGCGATCCCCGGCTGGCTCGACGCGCTGTGCCCGTCCGGGCCGTTGCTGCTGGCCGGCGATGCGGCGGCGGCGCTGGTCCCGCTGCTGGCCGACCGTGCCGGGCTGGAGGTGGCGGCGGGCGACGGGCTGCCGGACGCCGCGGTGGTGGCGGCGCTGGGGGCCGTCCGCCCGACCGGCCTGCCGGCCGAACCCTTCTATCTGCGCCCCCCCGACGTCACCCTGCCGAAGGCGGCCGCCGCGTCCAAGGCGGCCGGCGCCAAGGCCGCGCCGGGACATCGGTCGTGA